From Methanocella paludicola SANAE, a single genomic window includes:
- a CDS encoding dihydrolipoyl dehydrogenase: MLSFDVIVIGSGAGFIVVDNALAKGKRVALVEKGPLGGTCLNNGCIPSKILITPADIIRSFQDAKAIGVEGEVTKVDFPSILGRFRALQEDEHKHMLEEIKASKNLSFYPVVGEFIGDYTLKVGEETIMAPKIVIASGSRPAVPPIPGLKETGYIDNITLLDLKKLPESLAIIGAGYIGCEYGHFFSAMGTKVTLIGRPPVVLDNEDPEVSAAITKALPRYMDLMVGHEVTRVEKSGNKKAVIARSMKDGKEVRIEAEEVMLAGGRRSNSDLLKPEKSGVATDKKGFIIVNEHLETNKPGIYAFGDAIGRYMFRHTANYEADVVSINLLSLLKTAVDFHAVPNAVFTHPQAAHVGMKEAEAVAAGKKILVGRARYTDTAKGYALNAQDGFVKVVTEEGTGKILGCSVVGEFAPEIVQQVVWLMNTREQDYTPVVRGQIIHPAISEVLGRAFGNLEHPEHHHNTN; the protein is encoded by the coding sequence ATGCTCTCTTTCGACGTCATCGTCATCGGCTCCGGCGCGGGATTTATCGTCGTCGATAACGCCCTGGCCAAAGGCAAGCGCGTCGCCCTCGTGGAAAAGGGCCCCCTCGGCGGCACCTGCCTCAACAACGGCTGCATCCCCTCGAAGATACTGATCACTCCCGCGGACATCATCCGCAGCTTCCAGGATGCAAAGGCAATAGGCGTCGAAGGGGAAGTTACTAAAGTAGACTTCCCGTCCATCCTCGGTCGTTTCCGGGCTCTCCAGGAGGACGAGCATAAGCACATGCTGGAAGAGATAAAAGCCTCCAAAAACCTCTCATTCTACCCGGTCGTGGGCGAATTTATCGGCGACTACACGCTCAAGGTCGGCGAAGAGACCATCATGGCCCCGAAGATCGTCATCGCCTCGGGCAGCAGGCCGGCGGTCCCTCCTATCCCGGGCCTAAAAGAAACAGGATACATCGATAACATCACCCTGCTAGATCTCAAAAAGCTCCCCGAAAGCCTTGCCATCATCGGCGCCGGCTACATCGGCTGCGAGTACGGCCACTTCTTCTCCGCCATGGGTACAAAAGTTACTCTCATCGGCCGCCCGCCGGTCGTCCTCGACAACGAGGACCCCGAGGTCAGCGCTGCGATCACGAAAGCCTTACCACGCTACATGGACCTCATGGTCGGCCACGAAGTGACGCGAGTAGAAAAAAGCGGCAACAAGAAGGCCGTCATCGCCCGCAGCATGAAAGACGGCAAAGAAGTCCGCATCGAGGCTGAGGAGGTCATGCTCGCCGGCGGCCGCCGCTCCAACTCCGACCTGCTCAAGCCCGAAAAATCCGGGGTCGCGACCGACAAAAAAGGCTTCATCATTGTCAACGAGCACCTGGAAACGAACAAGCCCGGCATTTACGCTTTCGGCGATGCCATCGGCCGCTACATGTTCCGCCACACGGCCAACTACGAGGCCGACGTCGTATCAATCAACCTGCTCTCCCTCTTAAAGACCGCCGTCGACTTTCATGCCGTGCCCAACGCGGTCTTCACGCACCCGCAGGCCGCCCACGTGGGCATGAAAGAGGCCGAAGCGGTGGCCGCAGGGAAGAAAATACTGGTCGGCCGTGCCAGATACACGGACACGGCCAAGGGCTATGCGCTCAACGCGCAGGACGGCTTTGTCAAAGTCGTTACCGAAGAGGGAACTGGGAAAATACTCGGCTGCTCCGTCGTGGGGGAGTTCGCGCCCGAGATCGTGCAGCAGGTCGTATGGCTCATGAACACCCGCGAACAGGATTACACGCCCGTTGTCCGGGGGCAGATCATCCACCCGGCGATCAGCGAGGTGCTGGGGAGGGCGTTCGGTAACCTGGAGCACCCTGAGCATCACCATAATACAAACTAA
- a CDS encoding ferredoxin-thioredoxin reductase catalytic domain-containing protein produces the protein MTADLETRKNALRHFFEPIVDKLGYKFTPDEEMVEFLLEQEVKLEDRWGIPYCPCQALLRIRQEDMKIVCPCIPFHRKHFDALKRCWCGLYVHKDVTDPNSLKQIPLSELEGDKQ, from the coding sequence ATGACCGCGGACCTTGAAACACGAAAGAACGCACTGCGCCACTTCTTCGAGCCCATCGTGGATAAGCTGGGCTACAAGTTCACGCCCGATGAGGAGATGGTGGAGTTCCTGTTAGAGCAGGAGGTAAAGCTCGAGGACAGGTGGGGCATCCCGTACTGTCCCTGCCAGGCTCTCCTGCGCATCCGCCAGGAGGACATGAAGATCGTCTGCCCCTGCATTCCTTTTCATCGCAAGCACTTTGACGCCTTGAAGCGGTGCTGGTGCGGGCTCTACGTCCATAAGGACGTCACCGACCCGAACAGCCTGAAGCAGATACCGCTTTCCGAGCTGGAGGGGGATAAGCAATGA
- a CDS encoding GNAT family N-acetyltransferase, with product MAELRIRTAHLELISGSSEILKADMEGREALSAALEAKVIEGWPPEIWRDAVEEFFTRAMKHPGLAVWLNWYWVLVEDGERTLIGSGGFTGAPFNGEVMIGYSMLEPYQRKGYGSEAVSALVNWAFANPGVQRIVAETHGNNRASIRLLEKCGFEYAGRGFENGTIRYSIMREKWLLSKK from the coding sequence ATGGCAGAGCTAAGGATACGTACCGCCCACCTGGAGCTTATTTCGGGCTCTTCTGAGATATTAAAGGCCGATATGGAAGGCAGAGAAGCCCTCTCGGCCGCGTTAGAGGCAAAGGTCATCGAGGGCTGGCCGCCGGAGATCTGGCGGGACGCTGTAGAAGAATTTTTTACCCGCGCCATGAAGCATCCCGGGCTCGCCGTGTGGCTCAACTGGTACTGGGTGCTCGTCGAGGATGGCGAGCGCACGCTTATCGGCTCGGGCGGGTTCACCGGAGCCCCCTTCAATGGCGAGGTCATGATCGGCTATTCTATGCTGGAGCCCTATCAGCGTAAGGGCTACGGCTCCGAGGCTGTCAGCGCTCTCGTAAACTGGGCCTTCGCGAATCCCGGCGTGCAGCGTATCGTGGCCGAGACGCACGGCAATAACCGGGCCTCCATACGCCTCCTGGAGAAGTGCGGCTTCGAGTATGCGGGCAGGGGCTTCGAGAACGGCACGATAAGGTACTCGATAATGAGAGAAAAATGGTTGCTGTCTAAAAAATAG
- a CDS encoding Rieske (2Fe-2S) protein: protein MIEIAKVGDVLPGGMMFVKAGERELCLCNVNGEYYAVSRRCGHMNAPLNMGTLDGYILTCGLHNISFDVRTGKSLCPMVPHYMPGAPIQSSTVDNYMGWVEDLIKHTTICDIKTYKAIVEGDSIKVDI from the coding sequence ATGATCGAGATCGCTAAGGTCGGGGACGTGCTGCCCGGCGGCATGATGTTCGTAAAAGCGGGGGAGAGGGAGCTTTGCCTGTGTAACGTGAACGGCGAATACTACGCCGTCTCCCGCCGGTGCGGCCACATGAACGCCCCGCTGAACATGGGCACGCTGGACGGGTACATACTGACGTGCGGCCTGCACAACATCTCCTTCGACGTGCGCACGGGGAAGTCACTGTGCCCTATGGTGCCCCACTATATGCCAGGGGCTCCAATACAGTCGTCCACCGTCGATAATTACATGGGCTGGGTCGAAGATTTAATAAAGCACACTACGATCTGTGACATAAAGACCTATAAGGCGATCGTCGAGGGCGACTCCATAAAGGTGGACATCTGA
- the glmS gene encoding glutamine--fructose-6-phosphate transaminase (isomerizing) — MCGIVGYVGNGNTRDMLIDSLSMLEYRGYDSAGLALACPDAMKVIKTTEMISKLKEIVPSSIYACSGIGHTRWATHGKPSDVNAHPHQDCTHRIAVAHNGIIENYQELKEKLIRNGHRFVSETDTEVIAHLIEEHYEGDTMAAILETVRKLTGSFALLIVNEDEPEKLFAVKKDSPLVIGIGEGQYFVASDSTAFAKHTKQVLYLKDGDIGIITKSGVYISDFNGIRVVRTPQVMEWNTEEAGVCGYAHYMLKEIHEQPKSLNDAMISRVDALKGTIDLPELGLTKEQVNQFKRIIIVACGTSYHAGLLGKYAIERLTDLPVSVEIGSEFRYAARRLTQDALIIAISQSGETADTIAAVKDAVQKGIHVIAITNVFGSTITREAPSTIYMHAGPEIGVAATKTFTSQVMILYLLALYLSKQRDTVAPQELKQMIVSLKSVPQKVQQVMEQESYIKELSKLFSNSGSFFFIGRNMNYPVALEGSLKIKEIAYVFSEGFAAGELKHGPIALITTQVPVVAIATRSPTYDKTISNIKEIMARDAVVLAVASESDDSIGRLTKLVVRVPDACEFTSPILSSVVLQLLSYYTALYRGCPIDKPRNLAKSVTVE, encoded by the coding sequence ATGTGTGGCATCGTTGGATATGTTGGTAATGGTAACACAAGGGATATGCTCATTGATTCGCTCAGTATGCTCGAATACCGCGGCTACGATTCCGCCGGACTGGCACTGGCATGCCCGGACGCCATGAAGGTCATCAAGACCACCGAGATGATCTCAAAGCTCAAGGAGATCGTGCCCTCGTCCATTTATGCCTGTTCGGGCATCGGCCATACGAGGTGGGCGACACATGGAAAGCCCTCCGACGTGAACGCCCACCCGCACCAGGACTGTACCCATCGTATCGCCGTAGCCCATAACGGCATCATCGAGAACTACCAGGAGTTAAAGGAAAAGCTCATCCGTAACGGCCACCGCTTCGTATCCGAGACGGATACGGAGGTCATCGCCCACCTCATCGAGGAGCACTACGAGGGGGACACGATGGCCGCCATCCTTGAGACCGTGAGAAAGCTCACCGGCTCGTTCGCCCTGCTCATCGTGAACGAGGACGAGCCCGAAAAGCTCTTTGCGGTCAAGAAGGACAGCCCGCTCGTCATCGGCATCGGCGAAGGCCAGTACTTCGTCGCCTCGGACTCCACGGCCTTCGCGAAGCACACGAAACAGGTGCTCTACCTCAAGGACGGGGACATCGGCATCATCACAAAGTCAGGCGTCTATATCTCCGACTTCAACGGCATCAGGGTCGTCCGCACTCCCCAGGTCATGGAGTGGAATACGGAGGAGGCGGGCGTCTGCGGCTATGCCCACTACATGCTCAAGGAGATCCACGAGCAGCCTAAGTCGCTTAACGATGCGATGATCTCGAGAGTCGACGCCCTCAAGGGCACCATCGACCTGCCCGAGCTGGGCCTCACGAAGGAGCAGGTCAACCAGTTCAAGCGTATCATCATCGTAGCCTGCGGCACGTCATACCATGCCGGGCTCCTGGGTAAATATGCCATCGAGCGTTTGACGGACCTGCCGGTGAGCGTCGAGATCGGCTCGGAGTTCCGGTATGCGGCCCGGCGCCTGACGCAGGACGCGCTCATCATTGCCATATCCCAGTCGGGGGAGACCGCGGATACCATCGCCGCCGTTAAGGACGCGGTGCAAAAAGGCATCCATGTCATCGCCATCACCAACGTCTTCGGGAGCACCATCACGCGCGAGGCCCCCAGCACCATTTACATGCATGCCGGCCCGGAGATCGGCGTGGCGGCGACGAAGACGTTCACATCCCAGGTCATGATCCTGTACCTGCTCGCCCTCTACCTGAGCAAGCAGCGGGACACCGTGGCCCCGCAGGAGCTGAAGCAGATGATCGTCTCCCTGAAGAGCGTCCCCCAGAAAGTCCAGCAGGTCATGGAGCAGGAGTCGTACATCAAAGAGCTGTCAAAGCTGTTCTCGAATTCGGGCTCGTTCTTCTTCATCGGGCGGAACATGAACTACCCGGTAGCCCTGGAGGGCTCGCTCAAGATCAAGGAGATCGCCTACGTGTTCTCCGAAGGCTTCGCGGCGGGAGAGCTCAAGCACGGCCCCATCGCGCTAATTACGACCCAGGTCCCGGTCGTGGCCATCGCGACCCGCTCGCCGACATACGATAAGACGATCAGCAACATCAAGGAGATCATGGCCAGAGACGCCGTAGTCCTGGCCGTTGCCAGCGAGAGCGACGACAGCATCGGCCGGCTGACCAAGCTCGTGGTCCGGGTGCCGGACGCGTGCGAGTTCACTTCGCCCATACTCTCGTCGGTCGTACTACAGCTGCTCTCCTACTATACGGCATTGTACCGCGGATGCCCGATCGATAAGCCCAGGAACCTGGCGAAATCGGTCACTGTAGAATGA
- a CDS encoding Rieske (2Fe-2S) protein, protein MVISQQQGPQWVFAMEDKKLKENSMAATFPKGLPVLLIKKEGRIYALSNKCAHMACALSGGSLFGFMLKCPCHDWLYDIRTGQFFNAPEIRLPVFESKIEEGKIFINVGGQP, encoded by the coding sequence ATGGTCATTTCTCAACAGCAAGGCCCCCAATGGGTCTTCGCCATGGAAGATAAGAAGCTCAAGGAGAACTCCATGGCCGCCACTTTCCCGAAAGGGCTGCCAGTGCTCCTTATAAAAAAAGAGGGGCGGATCTACGCCCTCTCGAATAAGTGCGCACACATGGCCTGTGCGCTGTCCGGCGGCTCGCTCTTCGGCTTCATGCTCAAATGCCCGTGCCACGACTGGCTTTACGACATTAGGACGGGCCAGTTCTTTAATGCTCCTGAAATCAGGCTCCCGGTCTTTGAATCAAAAATTGAGGAAGGCAAGATCTTCATCAACGTGGGAGGCCAGCCCTGA
- a CDS encoding glutaredoxin family protein has translation MPRVSMYTLSTCPWCRKTKQFFRDRQIPFDFVDYDLADTDEQDRIVADMRKHTSDISFPYVVIGDRVIQGYDPDKYEQILKEAGGK, from the coding sequence ATGCCCAGAGTGTCCATGTATACCCTTAGTACCTGCCCCTGGTGCCGGAAGACCAAGCAGTTCTTCAGGGACCGGCAGATACCCTTCGACTTCGTCGACTACGACCTGGCCGACACCGACGAGCAGGACCGCATTGTGGCCGACATGCGAAAGCACACCAGCGACATATCGTTCCCGTATGTCGTCATCGGCGACAGGGTCATCCAGGGCTACGATCCCGATAAATACGAGCAGATACTGAAGGAGGCTGGAGGCAAATGA
- a CDS encoding WD40 repeat domain-containing protein: MQPESILNPEWKRGVNGKVSALYMTPDASFVAAGSGDHDVYLMNFSGKLLWASTTGDDVQSVKVSDDGGFVASYSKDNTVSFFNKRGNEVWASRFSRRVNTIDMSPDGSLVVAGSEDGLVKAFDQRGNVLWTKECQRPVNSVSISGSGSLVMAGANTNKAYMLTRDGRLRWEFQAQSPVVFVYTSVDGEISYALESNNNEFHQISDRGGELSSNTYSQRVLDISVTDDGRYVAIAFSNGFVYYTEKNGHLLWRQSVPGPITSVKVSPDGSLVFVTTVEKAVYILNKKGSTLLNYRFDGPAECSASSAEGDYLAVGALDTVFMFALPKYLEYVVREQVKISKMIKADEDKRYRPEASQAAYPGAPNGGVNTCRKCGAPILSGRTLCNYCEMMQRRTGSP, from the coding sequence ATGCAGCCAGAATCAATACTCAATCCCGAGTGGAAGCGCGGGGTCAACGGTAAGGTCTCCGCACTCTATATGACGCCGGACGCGTCGTTCGTCGCGGCGGGCTCCGGGGACCACGACGTTTATCTGATGAACTTCAGCGGCAAGCTCCTGTGGGCGAGCACCACCGGGGATGACGTGCAGTCCGTGAAAGTGTCCGACGACGGGGGCTTCGTTGCCTCCTACTCGAAGGACAACACGGTCTCGTTCTTCAACAAGCGGGGCAACGAGGTGTGGGCGAGCCGATTCAGCCGGCGCGTCAACACGATCGACATGTCGCCCGACGGCTCTCTCGTCGTCGCGGGCTCCGAGGACGGGCTGGTGAAAGCGTTCGACCAGCGGGGTAACGTCCTGTGGACGAAGGAGTGCCAGCGCCCGGTCAACTCAGTCTCTATTTCGGGCAGCGGCAGCCTCGTCATGGCCGGGGCCAACACGAATAAGGCCTACATGCTCACGCGCGACGGCCGCCTTCGCTGGGAGTTCCAGGCGCAGTCGCCCGTCGTGTTCGTCTACACGTCCGTCGACGGGGAGATCAGCTATGCGCTGGAGTCTAATAATAACGAGTTCCACCAGATCAGTGACCGGGGAGGAGAGCTTTCGAGCAACACCTACTCGCAGCGGGTCCTGGACATCTCCGTCACCGACGACGGCCGCTACGTGGCTATCGCTTTCTCTAACGGCTTTGTTTATTATACGGAGAAGAACGGGCACCTGCTCTGGAGGCAGTCCGTTCCCGGCCCCATCACGAGCGTGAAGGTATCGCCAGACGGCAGCCTCGTATTCGTTACGACCGTCGAGAAGGCCGTGTATATCCTGAACAAGAAAGGCTCGACCCTGCTGAATTATCGCTTTGACGGGCCGGCCGAGTGCTCGGCGAGCAGCGCGGAGGGCGACTACCTCGCCGTGGGCGCGCTCGACACCGTGTTCATGTTCGCGCTCCCGAAGTACCTGGAGTACGTGGTCCGGGAGCAGGTGAAGATCTCTAAGATGATCAAGGCCGACGAGGACAAGCGCTACCGGCCTGAGGCCAGCCAGGCGGCCTATCCCGGCGCCCCCAACGGCGGCGTGAATACCTGCCGTAAGTGCGGCGCTCCCATACTGTCGGGCCGGACGCTGTGTAATTATTGCGAGATGATGCAGCGTCGTACTGGCTCTCCGTGA
- a CDS encoding protein-tyrosine phosphatase family protein, with amino-acid sequence MAGILERSQELRIEGLETPRLFYLVLKEPAPLAGMSYPAMRMPWRRLYDLGFHHVVCLCCERVDYNPAPLRMLCKVEMEDLHHGNEPLYPAMNERLVRDAVSAINACMDKGEGVAVHCVGGTGRTGTVIGCVLRSRGYSADEVIAYLDYVNKQRGRRGWPEAPWQTEMVRHFDTVPNRQ; translated from the coding sequence GTGGCAGGCATTCTGGAGCGGTCTCAAGAGCTTCGGATCGAGGGCCTTGAGACGCCGCGTTTATTTTATCTGGTTTTAAAAGAGCCTGCGCCCCTCGCGGGCATGTCGTACCCGGCCATGCGTATGCCGTGGCGGCGGCTGTATGACCTCGGGTTCCACCATGTGGTCTGCCTCTGCTGCGAACGTGTGGATTATAATCCTGCTCCGCTACGCATGCTCTGTAAGGTCGAGATGGAGGACCTGCACCATGGCAATGAACCGCTGTACCCGGCCATGAACGAGAGGCTTGTCCGCGATGCCGTTTCTGCGATTAATGCCTGTATGGATAAAGGCGAGGGCGTGGCCGTCCATTGTGTTGGCGGCACCGGCCGCACTGGCACCGTCATCGGCTGCGTGCTACGCTCCCGCGGGTATTCCGCTGACGAGGTTATTGCATACCTTGATTATGTCAATAAGCAGCGGGGCCGGAGAGGCTGGCCCGAGGCGCCCTGGCAGACCGAGATGGTGCGCCATTTTGATACTGTCCCCAATCGTCAATAA
- a CDS encoding ABC transporter permease: MESIFIVAEKELKDQITSKRFIAILAIFMLLALYAMVTGMESYNKSLQYYKNDVASDNPYRQETINSMQKQIQDAEARGASAQEIQSLKDSLEYYTNPPMPSVLQVFSSFALLFSILGMILSVSMGFDQVSREKEEGTLKTVLSSPMYRDALINGKSLGAIVTLAIVIAATFLMTIAVMLLYGVVPVADDLLRLAVFFIAALLYCTVFFAIAMLMSTVAKNSAMAVIFTIGIVFLMLIFSILSSLIGVTVAGFVLGPEPDAPVDQMPYIVNTSTTETVVYKNDTAGSMEPVPIPVPTYSPETEKYYNYMNKKFLVSSQISDVLNTVSPIYDFSGFLGFGGNSISGAILSKQKPYDPTSSYWSPYTKTISVWESLSYVWTKVLGLIVEIILAFGLTYVAFMRMDIR; this comes from the coding sequence GTGGAATCCATATTTATCGTGGCCGAGAAAGAGCTCAAAGACCAGATAACGAGCAAGCGCTTCATCGCCATCCTTGCCATATTCATGCTGCTCGCCCTTTATGCCATGGTCACGGGCATGGAAAGCTACAATAAGAGCCTCCAGTATTACAAGAACGACGTGGCCTCAGATAATCCGTACCGGCAGGAGACCATTAACAGCATGCAAAAGCAAATTCAGGATGCGGAGGCGAGAGGGGCGTCGGCGCAAGAGATACAAAGCCTGAAGGATAGCCTGGAATATTATACGAATCCACCCATGCCATCGGTGCTGCAGGTATTCTCAAGCTTTGCGCTGCTGTTCTCCATCCTGGGCATGATATTGAGCGTTTCTATGGGGTTCGACCAGGTATCGAGGGAGAAGGAGGAGGGGACGCTTAAGACCGTGCTCTCCAGCCCTATGTACCGTGACGCGCTCATCAACGGTAAATCTCTGGGCGCGATTGTAACGCTGGCTATCGTCATCGCGGCGACATTCCTCATGACCATCGCAGTCATGCTGCTCTACGGGGTAGTGCCGGTAGCGGACGACCTTTTAAGGTTAGCCGTATTCTTCATCGCCGCCCTGCTCTACTGTACCGTGTTCTTCGCCATCGCCATGCTGATGTCCACGGTCGCTAAGAACTCGGCCATGGCCGTCATATTCACGATAGGGATCGTGTTCCTCATGCTCATATTCTCGATCCTCTCGTCGCTGATAGGTGTGACGGTTGCGGGATTCGTCCTGGGCCCGGAGCCTGATGCGCCGGTAGATCAAATGCCATATATCGTGAATACATCAACTACCGAGACGGTCGTCTATAAGAACGATACGGCCGGATCGATGGAGCCGGTGCCCATTCCGGTACCGACATATAGTCCCGAGACCGAGAAATACTACAATTACATGAACAAAAAGTTCCTGGTGTCCTCCCAGATATCCGACGTGCTCAACACGGTCTCGCCAATATACGACTTCAGCGGGTTCTTAGGCTTTGGAGGAAACAGCATCTCCGGGGCAATACTTTCCAAACAAAAGCCCTATGACCCGACGTCATCCTACTGGTCGCCGTACACGAAAACGATATCCGTCTGGGAGTCGCTCTCCTACGTCTGGACGAAGGTGCTCGGGCTTATCGTCGAGATCATCCTGGCATTCGGCCTGACGTATGTGGCGTTCATGAGGATGGACATCCGATAG
- a CDS encoding class I SAM-dependent methyltransferase, whose amino-acid sequence MSFHEPSRLEVALTRLIMTIIEGPFYKRYVADMGLMGGENVLEFGPGSGKMSKYIAGSLPRGSLTIVDLSRVWIGEVKKMMAKYPNVSFHQGRITELPIPDGAFDVVVASFVIHDVDEEERQKVVDSLASKVKKGGRMFIRDPELNGRSGHGITRADLHKVMQNSGLKEVSFERVKPFYMGPLNQGVYVKE is encoded by the coding sequence ATGTCGTTCCATGAGCCATCACGCCTGGAAGTCGCCCTTACCAGGCTGATAATGACGATCATCGAAGGCCCTTTCTATAAGAGATACGTGGCGGACATGGGCCTGATGGGCGGGGAGAACGTGCTGGAGTTCGGCCCGGGGTCCGGCAAGATGTCGAAATATATCGCCGGGTCATTGCCCCGCGGCAGCCTTACGATCGTGGACCTTTCCAGGGTCTGGATCGGCGAGGTAAAAAAGATGATGGCTAAATACCCGAACGTGAGCTTCCACCAGGGCAGGATCACGGAGTTGCCTATCCCGGACGGCGCCTTCGACGTCGTCGTCGCAAGCTTCGTCATCCACGACGTGGACGAGGAAGAGAGGCAGAAAGTCGTAGATTCGCTGGCCTCTAAAGTGAAAAAGGGAGGGCGGATGTTCATCCGTGACCCGGAGCTGAACGGCCGCAGCGGGCATGGCATAACCAGGGCTGACCTGCACAAGGTAATGCAAAATTCGGGATTAAAAGAAGTATCCTTTGAGAGGGTCAAGCCTTTTTATATGGGCCCGCTAAACCAGGGCGTATATGTAAAGGAGTAG
- a CDS encoding pyridoxal-phosphate dependent enzyme, whose amino-acid sequence MRFSCGRCGKSYPIDGLAYKCSCGGLFTLRKEGKESVDLPVSLGETNTPLLRKEIYGARVYFKMDHQMPTGSFKDRGSVVLVNKLKEMGIGEVVEDSSGNAGASIAAYCAAAGIKCHIYVPESTPAAKLKQISAYGADIVKVPGPRENAAKAAQEAAGKTYYASHVYNPLFFEGTKSMAYETYVQMGFPDTVFVPAGNGTMLIGAYIGFKELGFLPRLIAVQSENCCPLYNKFYDLPDAEPKPTIAEGIAIAHPPRLEEMASAIRESGGSVMTVSDDEIRAANETLRHMGIYVEDTSAVVVAGARRHFKNGINNMRKVVLPLTGSGLKT is encoded by the coding sequence ATGCGTTTTTCCTGCGGGCGGTGCGGTAAAAGCTATCCGATCGACGGCCTCGCCTATAAATGCAGCTGCGGCGGCCTATTTACGCTCCGGAAGGAAGGGAAAGAAAGCGTCGACCTGCCCGTATCGCTGGGAGAGACGAACACGCCGCTCCTGAGGAAGGAGATCTACGGCGCCCGAGTCTATTTTAAAATGGACCACCAGATGCCCACGGGCTCGTTCAAGGACCGGGGCTCCGTGGTGCTCGTCAATAAGCTGAAAGAGATGGGCATTGGCGAGGTGGTCGAGGATTCTTCCGGTAACGCCGGGGCCTCTATCGCGGCCTATTGTGCCGCGGCCGGGATCAAGTGCCATATCTATGTCCCGGAAAGTACGCCCGCGGCCAAGCTGAAGCAGATCAGCGCCTACGGCGCCGACATCGTGAAGGTCCCGGGGCCCAGGGAGAACGCTGCGAAAGCAGCGCAGGAGGCGGCGGGAAAAACGTACTACGCCTCTCATGTTTATAACCCCCTGTTCTTCGAGGGCACCAAGTCCATGGCCTATGAGACCTACGTGCAGATGGGCTTCCCGGATACCGTTTTCGTGCCCGCGGGCAACGGCACCATGCTCATCGGCGCCTACATCGGCTTTAAGGAACTGGGATTTTTACCGAGGCTGATCGCCGTGCAAAGCGAGAACTGCTGCCCCCTTTACAACAAGTTCTACGACCTGCCTGACGCAGAGCCAAAGCCGACCATCGCAGAGGGGATCGCCATCGCCCATCCGCCCAGGCTTGAAGAGATGGCCTCGGCCATAAGGGAGAGCGGTGGCAGCGTCATGACCGTATCGGACGACGAGATACGGGCTGCTAATGAAACGCTCCGGCACATGGGCATTTACGTTGAGGATACTTCGGCCGTCGTCGTCGCCGGCGCCCGGCGGCACTTCAAGAACGGCATCAACAATATGCGGAAAGTCGTCCTGCCGCTCACGGGCTCTGGACTTAAGACATAG